Part of the Nicotiana sylvestris chromosome 2, ASM39365v2, whole genome shotgun sequence genome, CAGAGAATGCGCATATCAGGAAATGTTTTTTGTCAATATCAAAGGTAGACTGACTTTTGATAGAAAATAGCCAGATGAATCTCATAACAAAATGGCTCAACAATTTTTGTTGAGTCAGTCCCTTCTAAGAGTATTCTTGTCAACCTAGGTTAGCGCTAAAGCCCTGTTTAGACAGCTTTTTTGGAAATGTttggagatttttttttaaaattccgtgtaaaagaaaaaaacaatTATGATAGCTGTTGTCTAAAAAGTTTTCTTCTGACGCAAAGCATTCTTTAGGAAAGTGTCTCAAGGCTATTCTTAAATGCTAGAATATTCTTCCAACAACTGATCATACAAATACATTGTGAAGTTCTCCAAAGTGGCTAAGTGGTGTCTCGTTAACTTGTAAATACATTCTTTTGGAGAACAAATGAAGAAGAATGTTGCGGTCTTTTCTATTAAAGGAAGTGTACATAATCTTCTGTACCCCATAATATAAACTGTGTATTTGAATAAGCGCGAGTAAGTTTGTTCTTATACAAATGACTTACAACCAAAGATAATAGGGGGGCTGGTAATAGTACATCAACGTGGTGTGGATGTGGGGGATGCACTCTAATAGAAATAGGAAAGAGCTTTTCAGTTATGGTCTTGCTCTATGTTTTACTACCACAAACATGCCCTCAAATACTTAAAAGAGAGGCGATTCGATTCGAGTCTGTTAGTGAAGACCTTAGATGTTTCATTCAAGATAAAGAAGTTTTAAAAAGCATAAAAATATTAAGCCAACTGGAAGAGAATGGAAACAATTTACTGCTCTGAGAAAGATAGACAGGTAGAAGATTGATAAGGTGTGATTACAAGCAAATTCAAGTGCTTTCTTGTTATGCTACAAAAGGAATTAAACCTTTTAGTAGGTGTAGGTAATTGTTTCCATTTGGTACATTATGGTTAATGCAAAAGAAGAAGGTATTGCTCCAATAGATCCATACCATAATTTAAAGATTACGCATTTAGCATCTAGGATTGATACATCTGTTTAATACATCAATTAAGCACAGCTTTTTGGATTGATGATCTATGTACCTAAACTAGTTGGAAAAGGCAACACATTAGTCTAGGTTTTGGCTTAACTGACTGTAGTTACATGTGCATACAGATATCCAGGCTAAACCTAGTTCTGGTCATATTTTCTTCATGTTACCTATCAAAACAGTGTATGTTCTGGTAAAATTTTACTTTCAGTATATAAGATTTTTACTTGGTTTCTAATTTTGTTTGACATCATTGTCTTGTAACGGTGTATATCGGAATATATAGCGGCCAGAAttaacctttttttctttttgagaatTTTCTTGATAAGTAAAATCCTTTTCCTTTCAAGAATTAAATAATTTGACGCTGATATTATTGAGTTTGCAAAGGTTTTGCTGGTAGAAGATTCTGTTATATTGTAGATTTATCTTTTAAGCATATCATATGTCTTATTGTTCTGACTACTTGACTATGTTTAGTTGTATTTGGTTGGGGATCCATATAAGTTGAAGCCCACATGAGCAACAGATTGTTGAAAAGACAAGGTGGTAATATTAAAATTTGATATAAACATTGGTGTTCTTTTGTCCTCTTTGGCAGTATATTATTTagcactcaactgttatattatTAATATATGATAGTTTGCAGAGCCATCTAAGTAATAAATACTAAGACTAATATTTTCTTTGGCACCTGCACGCTGCACCTGACCTTTCCTTCTCTTCTGCTGCCGTCATTTTATACCATCTTTCCAATGAATATGTTATTGCTTTGCACTCTTTGTTTATCTTATAGTGAACTATTGTTAATTCGGAAATTGTTTGATTATTAAGTTATTGGAATATGGGGTATCCTGGATTTTGCTTATTGTGTTTACTTTTGGTTGCTTGCAGATTTATCACTGTGAGACTTTCAGAAATTCGCAAAGAAGTACAGTGCCCTATATGTTTAGGTCTGGTTCTTTGCTCTTTCTTGATtgcttttttattattattagaaTTGGATATACCTGGAGAGTATTGCATAGGCAAGATGTGTTTATGGTCGTACCACCTTATTAAATACTGCATTTCAAAGAACCGTAAAAAATTGCATGTCAGGATATGTAGTTTTTGGAAGTCATGATGCACATAAATATGCTGCCTTCATTGTCCTTTGCATATGGTAGAGGTTGGGAGAGGGAGAATGTGAAGCTCTCATCTATAGTTGTGTGTAAATGTTATGATAGTTCCCCCCGGGATTACTGATGAATTCCTTTAAGCCCGATATGAGATTCTAAGAAAAGATCACACTCAGCTGTTATACTTATTTTTCTATCTCTAAAAGCTTAAAACTATCTCTAAGTTATTTTTTCATGCAGTTTCTAGATTTTGTTTAGTGAAATGACAAACATGGCTCATTGAAACTGGGAATCTGAGGACAGCTATGTTAAAAAATCCTTTTTCTCTATccaatttttgaaaggcagtatCAATAAAATGGAGATTTTGGTCGGAAGCAAGGAGTTAACCTACCTTCCTTTTATGTACCTAATAAAACAGCATTTCCAGCTCTATATTATCAAGTAAATGTTTCTCTATTAACCCAATTTGCAGTCTCTGCTTCAGCTCTGCAAGAAACTTTGCTAATTGGGGCTTCTCTTTCCTGTTAGgaactgatatatgtgaaatTTTTTTTAAGTTGCCTACATAAATTTTCCTGTCGTTCATATTATGATTTGGATCCACTATGTGGATACTGGATCTGGTACATGCTTCTTCCTGTTGATTGAGGAACACATACTTTTAATGGCAGATCCATCAGGGGAAAGATATCACTTATCTGAGAAAACAACGTTAACACATATTCACTAAGAAAAGGAGAGCTACATTAGTTCCTGATTGTCTAATAGAGGAGCTATTTTAACTATGATTCAAGCTATATGGGGGGATCTCTTATAGAACATAGTGATAAATCTCTGTTTCTGTAATGTATGCCTACTGCCTACTGTTACTTACCGGTTTACCACTGTGACATGGGCAGGCATTATTCGAAAGACCAGAACAGTTATGGAATGCTTGCATCGCTTTTGTAGAGAATGCATTGACAAATCTATGCGAATGGGGTACCTGCTAAACTTATCTTTCATTAGTTAAGAAGTAACCTGCATTTGTTTATCCAGTTCAACATGTCAATTATATTTTAGGAACAATGAGTGTCCTGCTTGTCGTACCCACTGTGCTAGTCGCCGTTCTCTGAGAGATGATCCAAACTATGATGCTCTAATTTCCCTTCTATATCCAGATATTGATAAATATGAAGAGGAGGTACTACTATTAAACTCTTGTATGTCTCATGGAAAAGGTCTACCATTGACCTGTTTCAGGCCATGTACTTACTCTTTTGTGTATCACTCAGGAATTGGCTTTTCATGAAGAGGAGAAAGCTCGGAATAAGCAGGTAAGCTAATGCCAAGTTCAGCGTCAGAGCTGTATTCCATGTAGATTATCGACTTCAACAGCAGATCTTCTTCGTTCTTGTAAAATTGTCAGATACGCCCTCGTAATGGAGGTGTGGTTGATTCCACGTGCTATGTCAAAGAGAAGTGTACATTTCTCTTAATATATATTGGTGGGGTTATATCTATTGCAATGTTGAATTTGGGTGAAGTGTATCCTCTGCTGTAGGGGACTTTAGGTTATTGCAATGTGGACCATTAGGTATTTCCTATTTTTTGAAACACATTGATCTGAATCACCACCTGAATGCCTGCATTGCAGCCAACCGAATCACATGCCTACTCGAGTTTGCTTTTCTTTTTGCACCAATTCATAGTTTTCATACTCTTTGAACAGATACAAGCTTCAATTGCACAGACATTACGGCGACAATCAGAAGCACTGGGAAGGAAACGGACTGCTAGAGCTACAGCAGCAGCTTTTGCGAGGAGATCTCAGGGACGCTATCGAAGTTTAAGGGGAAGAAGAAATTTTCAGGGTGCTGAACACCAGATATCTGATGAGGAGGAAGATGGTAATCATGATATTGGCAAAGATTCTTCCTCTGCTGATGATCGCTCGATAGAAGTCAAACCAAAACGGTACAAAAAGAGGGGAGGAAGGCCTTCGCAGGCTTCAGCAGCTAGTGACGAAAATGATGCAGAAATAAACCAAGAATCACTTGGCGCATGTAGTGGACTTATTCGCTGTTCAGAGATTCTTGCCTGGGGAAAAGGTGGCATGCGAAGTAACACGAGACATGGGGGTCTTGGGGGAGGCACTGGCAAATTTTCCAGGAATAGCCGAGTCTCAAAGCTAATTGATCGTCTTTCTTGTTCAGATGAAAATGAAGGGAAGGTACAGCAAATCAATCCTATGTACCTATTGGATGCTATACTTTTAAATATTTCCTGTCTGTGGTTGAGCCTGAAAGATATTGTTTTCTGAATAGTTTTGTACATTTGAGATGatctaatactccctccgttccttTTTACTAGTCCTCTATTGACTAGGCACACTCCTTATGAAATCATTTATTAAGGGTTTATTTTACTTAATTACCCTTGTTAATGGTTATTAAAGTTGTAACTAGGAGTGTGGGTACTTAATACTAAGGGTAATAttgaagaaaataataattttctcTTGATTTGCTAAAATAGACAAGTAGAAGGGAAAGGGACTAGTAAAAGGGAACGGAGGAAGTATACACTATCGCTATTTGCTTGTTGCTTTCTATGACTGAGGTGATATAGATGGATTTTTTTGGTTTTGCCATGGATCTAAAAGGaaatattttgttttctttcagttGGATGTCAGACTGAAGCTTGTTCCCATATCTGAAGAGGATATACCAAGTTTGCAACGACCTTACCTTTGCTGCCGGCCCACTATGGAAGTTAAACATTTGAGCCAAGTAAGTGTACCACCATCAACCTTTTTCACACTTTACAAACCTAAATCATTACCAGACAAATTTATGTCTGCATGCTTCATTTGAATGTATACTCTATGCAGTATGTAGCACAGCAAACGTCCATAGAAGTCGGCAAAATCGACATAGTGCTGATAAAAGAGCTTAACCCCAGTGACAACTCTTCAAGTTCTGATATCATGGCTATTTCCACACTCGTTGGAGATCCTTGTAAGATTGAAATCCATACGGTAAACGAGCATCAGACATTAGGGGAAATCCAAGAGATGTGTGGTTTTAGCCAGCGTAATCTGGTAAGCTCCCTGTAAGACAACGTAAACAATTCCAGAAACATGTCGACAATTTTTTCTTCCTTTGGGGCAACTATTTTCATTACCAAAATGAAAGAATTACAGCTGAAAAAGACAACACTGGTCTAAAATTGGACATGAAGCCCCAACTTTAGACAATCTTATATTTGATAGTCATATAGCTGCGTTATAGTATTGTGCTCCTCTAGTCAACACACACTGTTCCTGAAAGATTCCACAATATTCCATTGATACTCTTCTTCTTAGCTTTATCTTGAGTATACTAATTCACGTGCTGTCTTTCAGATCTTAGCATACGGATGCAAGTCAAAGGATAGGACAGACCATGATGAAGGGAAGGTGACCGTTTAATTTGAATATACACAGAATATAATACCCGAAAAGAAGTGTAATTTCAACTGGGGCGTATCTGTAAATCCGTATAGAAAGTAAGTAGCTTAGTAAGGTGTATCATACACAGATGTAGTTCATTATCCAGGAAATAATCCCTTCAACTACATCGAGTCAGTTATGCACCTTGAAGTTCACATTAGTGTAACGATTTATTTACCTCTTTATGCACTCGTTTCATGTACTGTGCTCCAAGTGCTTAAATATAGCCTTAACTAGCCAAGATTTTGCCTTGGTGCTTCAATTTTTAAGATTAGATTGGTGCTACTTCCTACTTGTGTCACATTTGACTAATCGCGACCATATTGTTCTTTTGTTGGTTATAGACTTATAACAATCATAAAGAGGACTTGAACCTTTCCTTTGCAACTAGTATATGAATTACCCTTAGCTTGTCTCTTGCTTAAAGGCATTACAATCCAAAAAAGTCTGCTGATTTATTTCTAAAAGTCTATTCGCGTCTCATGCTTTGCTAGGAAGGTGCTTATTGAGTTTTGCGTCTCTACCTTGTTTTACCCAAAACACTCTCATTTTAGGAAAACCTTGGGCCATACAACACATCCATCTCGTGTACGTAGGAGATGATGATCTAATGTCGACGTAGATCAGCCAGTTTTCTCTTTCCTTTTATAACCTTTGGGAAAGGGAAAGGAAACCATTTTAGAGTTCTTTCCTATCCTCTTGTGAAAACGAGAGTATGGTAGATCTTAACAAAATTGTTCTTCCTTTACTGTTTTACTCGGGTTGCAGGAACAAATATCTCGAACCTTATTCTTTGACAGTGAAATCTCCATTCTTTTTCAACTGTGACACTTCTTAACAACTGACTCCCCCCATAAGTGATTTTTTAGCTTTTGACACGCTCTTTAAGAAAATGcaaattccaaaaagaaaaaataaggataaattttagaaaaataaaattaagtcTTTCTTGATTATGTAAAATGATACTTGTtttagataaaaataaaaagtccAAAAGATCATTATGGACACGAAGGAGTAACATTATTTGACAATTCAATCTCCTACTTTTCCAATGCTTCAGCTCACGTGACATTCAACAGGCCCGCATACCTTATTACTGCCGAGAGTGGACAATGGGCCCGTGCCAAGTTTCATAAGAATAATTGTTACTCCAATTGAAAACAGATAAACACGAACTTGCAAAACGATAATTACGCTTGACCAtataataacaaaacaaaaacatcaCAATATTCATAACAGATCTTTAATACACAAAACAAACATCAAAACAGTGGTCTAccacaaacatacagtagtatCAGCAGCGGCATTTGGATGGCCCTTAAAGCTCAAGTTAGCTTGCAAAACCTAACTAAAACATACTATAGTAGTTGCTTAATACCCAACAGAAATTCATATAATACGAAATAAAGATAAAAGTCCAGTGATCCATGCTTCATTAGCGAAGCAACTAGCAGGAAAAAACACTATTTACATAGGTTTCAACTTGTTGCCACCCAAAAACTCTCAGCACTTCTCGTGATGCTTAGATCTGGTGTTCCCATTGTAGAGCCTGCCATTAAAAATATAAGAGTTAAGTACTCCAAACTGACGGTGTAAATTAAAAAAACTTCAGATATATATATGTGTGAGAGAGAGATCTGAGTCATGTAACATACCAGTCATAAACAGTGGGAGCGTTAGGGTGAGAGGGCTTGTCAAAGACTTGAGCACCAATTCTCTTGGTGGCAATATTGCTTCCTGGGTGAAAAACACTCCTCCATACGTTTTCTTTACTTGCCGTCGGTGACGGAGTTGTTGGTGTCGCCGGAGTTCCTGGCGTCGGCGGACTGGCCGGCATCGAGAGAGACCTCTGGTATTTGCTAGATCCTTCTCCAGATTCCCCACCTGCTCCATATTCCATAAACAAAACATCACATAAAGCAAGAAAACAACAAACGAAAACTTTATATATCCAAAACATATTGCATGGCAGCATCTATTTTAATATCCTTTAAAACATATCAATATGAAAATTAAGAATTTTAATTAAGTCAGTGGATCTGTGATTCTGTTTGTATATGTACTTctagtttttctttaattaaatatttatgagGATCAATTGGAATTCAACGGAACTCACTGCCAGTATATATATTATAGGTCCGCCTCTGGTTCAAACAGAGTTTTCAATTTAACAAAAGGATTTACATATAGGAGTATATGCTTTTGAGAATTATATATATGAGTACCAGTTTGAACAGTGAGGCTTTTTCGGAGCTTGCCAAGGCCATTATCAGGTTGAGGTCCAGCCATAACATCATCCCATAATTTATCAATCAACACCATCTTCTCTCTGATCTTTCTCTCTTACTTCACTATTCTTTGATCTTCTGTAGCCAGACTTGAATTTTTCTAAGTCTGTGGTGTAAATGCTAAATGTTGCGTGCTCCAATATATAGACACTCAAAAATATCTCCTATTCAAATCTCTAACTACAGTTttatcttttttctatttttattttccaTAGATTAATTGTACTACTTACAAGTGTTAAAATTGGAAGGTAGGAAATACGAAGCGGTAAATTTAATCAATATGGCTGTCTTTTTCTATCCGTACGTAGTAACTTTGTGCTTGTATGACTAAGTTCTACAGTTGAGAACGCCCCCCGTTTCCGAATAGTTAGTACTAAaagttttatttcaaaaaatattttgttatagTATTTTATTTCCATATTTTAGTGTGTTTTAGCTAGCTATTGTAAAAAAAATTGGAAGTGGATATTGGAAGCTAAAGGTGGATAAGGATGAAGACTAAGCAAAAATGTGGGACCAAGGAGGCTGAGCAGGTTATGGGTTGCTATCCAAGTGTCCGattatttaaattatatatattgtcgtattcttctggttataaaaagaaaaagaaaaaaaataagacgTGGGGCCACCATGATGGGATTAATTTTGGTCTTACAACAATGAGATATTTTGTATCattattggtttggttttgggATCATATTCTATGAACAAGGTACACACATCATCATGTTGCGATTTTCACTGACGTTGGTAATTTGATTCGGGTAATATTATCGACTTTCTAACAATCAAGATTTTAATAGTTCTCTCAGGAAGAATTATTTAAGCTAATTAATTCTTCGGTTGTCCTAATTTGTATCTCATTTTTTCTATACTCTTTAATTCTCAAAATGTTTGACCTCAATTTactaataataatattttatataATTCTCACAGATGCTGGAATTCagatatttttttgttttatgttcGATATTATCGAATTTGATAGTCATTGAATATGTTAAACTCGGGTTACAATCAATTGGTGTCACATAAGCAAGAGGAACGAGGTATTATTGGAAAAATAAAACTGTATAGTTgttcacaaaataataataataatatatatatatatatatatatatatatatatatatatatatgttttgtatgttatgtacaacaataaaataaaaaatagccagatttacaagtagtaattgaaaaataaccacagtttcaaaagtaatcgaaatttagccacttttcatgtaaagataaatctgaactaaaatattgttaaaaatccgaaaaatattccagaataatatactggagttcgaattttttatatgtgaacttccagcattatatactggagttccagcataatatgctggaggttcatacacaagtgctccaatctcccgtatattatgctggaactttcggagttccagcataatatgctggaaattcatagcaccaatctccagtatattatgctggagttgtCCGTATTGCGgcaaaatagtgattattttttcaataactttacaaatgctgactatttttcaatACCAACCCAAAAACTAGCTAatccgtgctatttttacctttttcggctatcgaatataaatagtttctggcgcgggcaaaaaataaaaaagttctACATTATTACTAGCAAAGGCCTTAGTTTTATAGCCGGACTTTAAAAAAAGGCCCGTAAGCGTTTAGTGATCGGCCCATCTGAGACCTTATACTCCCGGCCCATTGGAGAGACCTTGTATTCCCATCGTCACACGGCATAGATAGTCATTTTCACGGATGCTATTTGAAAATTATTCAGTATTTATTTTATTCTAAAATTCAAACCAAAAATCTTAACTTTAAGATAATTCAAATATTTTTATCttgaaaaattgaattgaaaaacTAAAATTCAGGACCCACAGACTAATTTCTAAATAGTAGTCTTTTAATATGGCAACCTAGTGTCATTTCTACGACGAACTTTTAGTTTTGGACGATCTAAAATGTTGATATTGTTCTGCTAATAATATTGTTCTAAATAATTTACAGAATTTCGAAGAATTCAAATTCATCAAGCATGTCAACTTGACATTACGGTGTTTTCTCTGTCAAGCTATTTTTCCAACcattattttataatttattcttttaCTACCACTAACATAATTAAAAGAAATCGAACTATCTTAAACTTTATCCAATCAAATAGTCATATAAAATGAGATTGAGGAGTACTAATTATTCACAAGGTCATGTATGAAGCTACTTCCAATTTTCATCCCTATCCGTTATGTTATTAACGTCTAATTTGTCTGTTAATATTTGTACTTGCCGCAAGACTTTGGGTCAAAATTAGTCGATAATTACGCTGTTCCTTTGAGCTAGGACTGTCCAACAAATGAATCAAGTTATCACAAAATACAAACCTAAGGGCAACAACAGAATGTCTCATcactctcattttcaattttacTTTGTAATATCCACCAAATCATAACTCCACATCACAAGTTATTCAACTGAGAAAGTGACTACCAACAAATGTACAACTAAAATATACCAAATTAATGTTGAAGTCAGTTTCAATGTTGGTTCCAAACGGCTCCATTTCAATTTGTGTATAAAAGACCAAGAGTCGGATAACATAGTTGTTCAACAAGCAAGCAACATCGCATATATGGCGAAGAAAAAAGCATCAGTTTATGATGCCAGAGATTCTGTATCGAGTGATTCACTCTCCTTTACAGGCCTGGTGTGTATTCAGGATCTACCGTCGATTCAGGCACGGAGCAATTATAACATCTCCTCATCTCTAGCCAAAAAAGAATCATTTGAATTTGGTCATGTAACTCAGAACACAGCTGTGAATCCAACTATTAGTAACTGCCCAGCTGATATTTTGTTCTATAAGGGTCAGCTCTTACCACAAACAATCCAACCACAGCCAACTCAAGCTCAATCGCTCAAGCAATCTAATTCAGTAGGAAACAACAACAAGAGATCAGGGATCAATGAGTCTAATCTCAACAATGGGGCCAGCCAACTCAATAATGGTCATGCCAAGATCAGCAGCACGAAAACGAAGGACGCTACTGCATGTCAATCGTTTGGTCAGAAAATTTTACGGTTTGCGACCCCTTGCAGAGACTGTCGTGCCACTGAAACAACTCCATCTATAAAACCACAAGCACTAAGATGATGAAACACAAACATAGTTCTACCATTTGATTATTTCTGTAATGAAAattgtttaacccaaaaaatagttttcaaggtcaaagcaataattttatatgacaGGCCACAAGCAATcgattcaatccgaaagatataaaTTTTCGTTAATGCATCGTGATAGAGATGTGgaaaataaattcaatgacagataatataataaaaataaagcaaagaaaaaagaattcttattgaatgatgcttgaagggccgaactatggctaacttgagagcaatatgctataaattacaatgtataaaattgtagagaagaaaattagattcTCGTGATGATggtaaaagtatgtctatttatagggctaaatctaaATAACTATTCTCCTTGAATTAtgggtccattatgagcatttactcaatccatctgttacttttggaagacttgtaTCAGCtgtgtacaacaacaacaataacaacaactcagtgtaatcccacaagtggggtctggggagggtaatatgtacgcagaccttacctctaccccgaggggcagagatgctgtttccaggagaccctcggctcaagaaggcaacaagagacactatattagtactatcaatagacttataataaaataacataaaataccataaaatccataacataacataaataccataaaataacaaagtaacagcaatataagagatataggaaatacgagaaagatgtaaggtatactaataaacagcagataaagcccatcatcagtagctgatcaatagcatcctaaaACTAATTCCTAATTGGATAGTCTCACTCCAGTGCGCGGTaaaaaagaaatcacaatttcccctaacctacaaccttaatgctcgatctccataattccctatttagggccatgtcctcagtaaccctaagtcgcgccatatcctgcctgatcacctctccccaatacttcttaggtctccctctacctctcctcgtacccaccacagcCAATcgctcacaccttctcaccggtgcatcagtgttcctcctctgaatatgcccgaaccatctgagtcttgcttcccgcatcttgtcctctatgGGGGCCAAACCCACACCCACTTGTATCAGCTGTgtaaatgctggaattccgtaactgatgagttaaaTCCATAACTGATGAAT contains:
- the LOC104235944 gene encoding putative E3 ubiquitin-protein ligase RING1a; the protein is MPAQKRSYDTPPTPPPLPDEKNDDSLQGNQNHDEEAYDSDDSDGTTCSSGGEKDEFITVRLSEIRKEVQCPICLGIIRKTRTVMECLHRFCRECIDKSMRMGNNECPACRTHCASRRSLRDDPNYDALISLLYPDIDKYEEEELAFHEEEKARNKQIQASIAQTLRRQSEALGRKRTARATAAAFARRSQGRYRSLRGRRNFQGAEHQISDEEEDGNHDIGKDSSSADDRSIEVKPKRYKKRGGRPSQASAASDENDAEINQESLGACSGLIRCSEILAWGKGGMRSNTRHGGLGGGTGKFSRNSRVSKLIDRLSCSDENEGKLDVRLKLVPISEEDIPSLQRPYLCCRPTMEVKHLSQYVAQQTSIEVGKIDIVLIKELNPSDNSSSSDIMAISTLVGDPCKIEIHTVNEHQTLGEIQEMCGFSQRNLILAYGCKSKDRTDHDEGKVTV
- the LOC104235945 gene encoding auxin-repressed 12.5 kDa protein-like, which encodes MVLIDKLWDDVMAGPQPDNGLGKLRKSLTVQTGGESGEGSSKYQRSLSMPASPPTPGTPATPTTPSPTASKENVWRSVFHPGSNIATKRIGAQVFDKPSHPNAPTVYDWLYNGNTRSKHHEKC